A genome region from Leifsonia sp. Root112D2 includes the following:
- a CDS encoding ABC transporter substrate-binding protein, whose protein sequence is MRKRHLAFGTMVVVGAMLLAGCTSGSGGNGSDGGGDKVNTSPDGKGKTLTLWDYEDDTSAMGIAWNAAIKQFESETGAKVKFEAKAFEQIRTTASQVLNSDKAPDILEYNKGNATAGLISSQGLLSNLNSAVKAYGWDKKLAPSLQTTAKYNDKGIMGSGNWYGVPTYGEYVEVYYNKAMFAKYGIAVPKTFAEFEAALAKFKDNGITPLAESAAEYPLGQLWYQLALTKADRNWVNAYQTYTDPVDWQGKEISYATQTIKDWQTKGYISKDATGLKAEDAGTAFEAGKYPIFFSGSWWYGRFTNEIKNYDWGTFLFPGTTMSPGSAGNMWVVPENAKNKDLAYKFIDITMSPKIQALMGNNGGIPVAANSADITDPKSKELIDNFNTLSKQDGIAFYPDWPTPTFYDQLNAGLQELLNGTKSAKDVNTELGTEYEAGIKGVK, encoded by the coding sequence ATGCGTAAGAGGCATCTCGCATTCGGGACCATGGTGGTCGTGGGGGCCATGCTCCTCGCCGGCTGCACCAGCGGTTCCGGCGGCAACGGCAGTGACGGCGGCGGGGACAAGGTCAACACCAGCCCCGACGGCAAGGGTAAGACTCTCACCCTGTGGGACTACGAAGACGACACCAGCGCCATGGGCATCGCCTGGAACGCGGCGATCAAGCAGTTCGAATCCGAGACCGGCGCCAAAGTGAAGTTCGAGGCGAAGGCCTTCGAGCAGATTCGCACCACGGCGAGCCAGGTGCTCAACTCCGACAAGGCACCCGACATTCTCGAGTACAACAAGGGCAACGCCACGGCCGGTCTCATCTCCAGCCAGGGCCTGCTCAGCAACCTGAACTCGGCCGTCAAGGCATACGGCTGGGACAAGAAGCTCGCGCCGAGCCTGCAGACCACGGCCAAGTACAACGACAAGGGCATCATGGGCTCGGGCAACTGGTACGGCGTGCCCACCTATGGCGAGTACGTCGAGGTCTACTACAACAAGGCCATGTTTGCGAAGTACGGCATCGCCGTGCCGAAGACGTTCGCGGAGTTCGAGGCAGCGCTGGCGAAGTTCAAGGACAACGGCATCACGCCGCTCGCCGAATCTGCTGCGGAGTACCCGCTCGGCCAGCTCTGGTACCAGCTCGCGCTGACCAAGGCGGATCGCAACTGGGTCAATGCGTACCAGACCTACACCGACCCGGTCGACTGGCAGGGCAAGGAGATCAGCTATGCCACTCAGACCATCAAGGACTGGCAGACCAAGGGCTACATCTCGAAGGATGCCACGGGGCTGAAGGCGGAAGACGCGGGAACCGCGTTCGAGGCGGGCAAATACCCGATCTTCTTCTCGGGCAGCTGGTGGTACGGCCGCTTCACGAATGAGATCAAGAACTACGACTGGGGAACCTTCCTGTTCCCCGGCACCACGATGTCGCCCGGTTCCGCCGGCAACATGTGGGTCGTTCCCGAGAACGCCAAGAACAAGGATCTGGCATACAAGTTCATCGACATCACGATGAGCCCCAAGATCCAGGCACTCATGGGCAACAACGGCGGCATCCCGGTGGCGGCAAACTCGGCCGACATCACGGACCCCAAGAGCAAGGAGTTGATCGACAACTTCAACACGCTCTCCAAGCAGGATGGCATCGCCTTCTACCCCGACTGGCCCACCCCCACCTTCTACGACCAGCTGAACGCGGGCCTGCAGGAGCTGTTGAACGGCACCAAGTCGGCGAAGGACGTCAACACCGAGCTCGGCACCGAGTACGAAGCCGGCATCAAGGGCGTCAAGTAG
- a CDS encoding ROK family transcriptional regulator, protein MSSDRDLTAPRPVASGGTTDQLRRNNLSSILTLVHREGALSRAEITRRTGLNRSTVGACVADLSALGLVSESMPESGARAGRPSPIVQASSSVVTIAVNPEVDAIHIGVVSLGGHVLRRIRLDADAVLSVADVVTRASAAIAGLVSGYESSQHVVGIGVAVPGQVRLSDGQVREATHMDWVEEPLAEMLQQRTGFRTWAANAAILGMRAESVFGAGRGIDDLVYFIGGASGVGGGAVTGGQWVTGAAGYAGEFGHTFVRSHGTVCHCGARGCLEAEVTQQRLLEAVGLASTEAERLEERLGSSTDTAVRAVVSEDVELLGIAVRNAINVFNPSVVVLGGYLDALYRSRREQDDGWDLSRAAIRSARESVRIESAALGVDQLMIGAGELAFAELLADPARWS, encoded by the coding sequence ATGTCCTCCGATCGTGATCTGACGGCGCCGCGGCCCGTCGCATCCGGTGGAACGACGGATCAGTTGCGGCGCAACAATCTCTCCAGCATTCTCACGCTCGTGCATCGCGAGGGTGCGCTCTCGCGTGCCGAGATCACCCGGCGCACCGGTCTGAACCGGTCGACCGTCGGGGCGTGCGTTGCCGACCTCAGCGCGCTCGGGCTCGTCTCTGAAAGCATGCCGGAGTCCGGCGCTCGGGCGGGGCGCCCGAGCCCTATCGTGCAGGCGAGCAGCTCGGTCGTGACGATCGCCGTCAACCCCGAGGTCGACGCGATTCACATCGGCGTCGTGTCGCTGGGCGGGCACGTGCTGCGGCGCATTCGGCTCGATGCGGATGCCGTGCTCTCGGTCGCGGACGTCGTCACGCGCGCATCCGCTGCCATCGCGGGATTGGTTTCGGGGTACGAGAGCTCGCAGCACGTTGTGGGAATCGGGGTGGCCGTTCCCGGCCAGGTTCGGCTCTCTGACGGCCAGGTGCGTGAGGCCACGCACATGGACTGGGTCGAGGAGCCGCTTGCCGAGATGCTCCAGCAGCGCACGGGCTTTCGTACCTGGGCCGCCAACGCCGCCATTCTCGGCATGCGCGCCGAGAGCGTGTTCGGTGCAGGCCGCGGCATCGACGACCTGGTCTATTTCATCGGCGGCGCGAGTGGCGTGGGTGGCGGCGCCGTCACGGGCGGGCAATGGGTCACCGGAGCGGCAGGGTACGCGGGCGAGTTCGGCCACACCTTCGTGCGCAGCCACGGCACGGTCTGCCACTGCGGCGCGCGCGGATGCCTCGAGGCCGAGGTGACACAGCAACGGCTTCTTGAGGCGGTCGGTCTGGCATCCACCGAGGCGGAACGACTCGAAGAGCGACTGGGCTCCAGCACGGATACCGCGGTGCGGGCGGTGGTGAGCGAGGATGTCGAGTTGCTCGGCATAGCGGTGCGCAACGCGATCAACGTGTTCAACCCGAGCGTCGTGGTGCTCGGCGGATACCTTGATGCGCTGTACCGTTCGCGCAGGGAGCAGGATGACGGCTGGGACCTCTCGCGGGCAGCGATTCGCTCGGCGCGGGAGAGCGTGCGCATCGAAAGCGCGGCGCTCGGCGTCGACCAGCTCATGATCGGCGCGGGCGAGCTCGCCTTTGCCGAGTTGCTGGCCGACCCGGCACGCTGGAGCTAG
- a CDS encoding Gfo/Idh/MocA family protein: MGGPLNIGIIGVGNISAQYFAELPKLPNLNLVAVADLDTERAASVAAEHGVDALSVDDLLIDPRVDVVLNLTIPAAHVQIALRALAAGKHVYGEKPLALTTAEAAPMIEYAATAGLRVGSAPDTVLGTGIQTARAVLDSGRIGTPVGASVHWSAPGHELWHPAPAFYYQNGGGPLFDMGPYYLTSLVTFFGPVVRVSGSVARSSRERTVATGPNAGTPIPVDIDTHVTAILEHANGVISTVTVSFEVWATRAPLFEIYGTAGTIAVPDPNRFSDVVSVATAEDREWHEVDTEAGYADAGRGFGLADMARAIETDRPHRASGELAFHVLEIMEAVIRAGHEHTVIDLTSTVERPEPVALGSLPESW; encoded by the coding sequence GTGGGCGGCCCGTTGAACATCGGCATCATCGGCGTCGGCAACATCAGCGCGCAGTACTTCGCTGAGCTGCCGAAGCTGCCCAATCTGAACCTCGTGGCGGTCGCCGACCTCGACACCGAGCGGGCCGCATCCGTCGCCGCGGAGCACGGCGTCGATGCGCTGAGCGTTGACGACCTCCTCATCGATCCACGCGTGGACGTGGTGCTCAACCTGACCATTCCGGCCGCCCACGTGCAGATTGCGCTGCGGGCGCTGGCCGCAGGCAAGCACGTCTACGGCGAGAAGCCACTCGCGCTCACCACGGCGGAGGCCGCCCCGATGATCGAGTACGCGGCCACGGCCGGCCTGCGCGTCGGCAGTGCGCCCGACACGGTTCTCGGCACCGGAATCCAGACGGCACGCGCGGTGCTCGACTCGGGTCGCATCGGCACGCCGGTGGGCGCCTCGGTGCATTGGAGTGCGCCGGGACACGAACTGTGGCATCCGGCCCCCGCGTTCTACTACCAGAACGGCGGCGGTCCACTGTTCGACATGGGGCCGTACTACCTGACGAGTCTGGTGACCTTCTTCGGACCCGTCGTGCGGGTATCGGGCAGCGTCGCTCGTTCGTCACGGGAACGCACTGTAGCCACGGGTCCGAACGCGGGCACGCCCATTCCGGTCGACATCGACACGCATGTCACGGCGATTCTCGAACACGCGAACGGGGTCATCTCTACCGTCACCGTCAGCTTCGAGGTGTGGGCGACGCGGGCGCCGCTTTTCGAGATCTATGGCACGGCCGGCACGATAGCCGTTCCCGACCCCAACCGATTCTCGGACGTCGTCTCTGTGGCGACCGCCGAAGACCGCGAGTGGCATGAGGTTGACACCGAAGCCGGCTACGCGGATGCCGGGCGCGGCTTCGGCCTTGCCGACATGGCGCGCGCGATCGAGACCGACCGCCCGCACCGCGCATCCGGTGAGCTCGCCTTCCACGTGCTCGAGATCATGGAGGCCGTCATCCGCGCCGGCCACGAGCACACCGTGATCGACCTGACGAGCACGGTGGAGCGCCCCGAGCCGGTCGCTCTCGGAAGCCTGCCGGAATCCTGGTGA
- a CDS encoding ThuA domain-containing protein: MTSNDATRQALIVRGGWDGHQPVETTDSMIPFLERNGFAVRVEESTAIYADADYLATVDLILQVNTMSTIEKDEFAGLQAAVLNGTGMAGWHGGIADSYRNNADYLHMIGGQFAHHAGKDPAERTGEQSDNYIPYTVHISELGKTHPITQGIDDFDLVTEQYWVLSDEYNDVLATTTQSVRPWDAWNRPVTAPAIWTRQWGKGRIFVSAPGHRLEIIENPNVRTIIERGLLWAAR, encoded by the coding sequence ATGACCTCGAATGACGCAACACGTCAGGCGCTGATAGTGCGCGGCGGATGGGACGGACACCAGCCCGTCGAAACGACGGACTCGATGATTCCCTTTCTCGAGCGCAACGGCTTTGCCGTTCGCGTCGAGGAATCGACGGCGATCTACGCCGACGCCGATTACCTGGCGACGGTGGACCTGATTTTGCAGGTCAACACGATGTCGACGATCGAGAAGGACGAGTTCGCCGGCCTGCAGGCCGCGGTGCTGAACGGTACCGGCATGGCGGGCTGGCACGGCGGCATCGCGGACTCATACCGCAACAACGCCGACTACCTGCACATGATCGGCGGACAGTTCGCCCATCACGCCGGGAAGGACCCGGCGGAACGCACGGGTGAGCAGTCGGACAACTATATTCCGTACACGGTACATATCTCGGAACTCGGCAAAACGCATCCGATCACTCAGGGTATCGATGACTTCGATCTCGTGACCGAGCAGTACTGGGTGCTGAGCGATGAGTACAACGACGTGCTGGCCACCACCACCCAGTCGGTGCGGCCGTGGGACGCGTGGAACCGTCCGGTGACGGCTCCCGCGATCTGGACCAGACAGTGGGGCAAGGGGCGCATCTTCGTCTCGGCGCCCGGGCACCGGCTGGAGATCATTGAGAATCCGAATGTGCGCACGATCATCGAAAGGGGACTGCTGTGGGCGGCCCGTTGA
- a CDS encoding sugar phosphate isomerase/epimerase family protein: MTRPITLFTGQWADLPFEEVARLAGQWGYDGLEIACWGDHLDPWRWDDDEYVQGKKAVLEKNGLGVWAISNHLKGQAVCDDPIDQRHREILSDRVWGDGDPEGVRQRAAEELKNTARLAAKLGVKTVTGFTGSSIWKYVAMFPPASQAMVDAGYQDFADRWNPILDVFDEVGVRFAHEVHPSEIAYDYWTTVRALEAIGHREAFGLNWDPSHMVWQDIDPVSFLWDFKDRIYNVHVKDTKKRMSNGRNGRLGSHLAWADPRRGWDFISTGHGDVPWENAFRMLNAIDYQGPLSVEWEDAGMDRLVGAPEALEFVKRLAFEAPDAAFDSAFSTK, from the coding sequence ATGACACGACCTATCACGCTTTTCACCGGACAATGGGCCGACCTGCCTTTTGAGGAGGTGGCGCGGCTCGCCGGCCAGTGGGGCTACGACGGTTTGGAGATCGCCTGTTGGGGCGACCACCTGGACCCGTGGCGTTGGGACGACGACGAATACGTGCAGGGCAAAAAAGCGGTTTTGGAGAAGAACGGCCTGGGCGTATGGGCGATCTCCAACCACCTCAAGGGCCAGGCGGTGTGTGACGACCCGATCGATCAGCGGCACCGGGAGATTCTCAGTGACAGGGTCTGGGGCGACGGCGATCCCGAGGGCGTGCGGCAGCGTGCGGCCGAGGAACTGAAGAACACGGCGCGGCTGGCGGCCAAACTGGGTGTGAAGACCGTCACGGGCTTCACCGGATCCTCGATCTGGAAGTATGTGGCAATGTTTCCGCCGGCCTCGCAGGCGATGGTCGACGCGGGCTATCAGGATTTCGCCGATCGCTGGAACCCCATCCTCGACGTGTTCGACGAGGTGGGGGTGCGGTTCGCGCACGAGGTGCACCCGAGCGAAATCGCGTACGACTACTGGACGACGGTGCGCGCGTTGGAGGCCATCGGTCATCGTGAAGCGTTCGGCCTGAATTGGGATCCGAGTCACATGGTGTGGCAGGACATTGATCCGGTGAGCTTTCTGTGGGACTTCAAGGACCGCATCTACAACGTGCACGTGAAGGACACCAAGAAGCGCATGAGCAACGGCCGCAATGGCCGCCTGGGCTCGCACCTGGCCTGGGCGGATCCGCGGCGTGGCTGGGACTTCATCTCGACCGGTCACGGTGACGTGCCGTGGGAGAACGCCTTCAGGATGCTGAATGCCATCGACTACCAGGGGCCGTTGTCTGTCGAGTGGGAAGACGCCGGCATGGATCGCCTCGTCGGTGCGCCCGAGGCACTGGAGTTCGTGAAGCGACTGGCGTTCGAGGCTCCGGATGCCGCGTTCGACAGCGCGTTCAGCACCAAATAG